In Mangifera indica cultivar Alphonso unplaced genomic scaffold, CATAS_Mindica_2.1 Un_0005, whole genome shotgun sequence, a single window of DNA contains:
- the LOC123205422 gene encoding uncharacterized protein LOC123205422, with product MRSKYKKNAKVAWMYWKAAKAYTEFEFQQVMKSLFRLHPEATAYLHEVGFDRWARAYFPGHRYNIMTTNIAESFNVLVKHARCLPITMLIEFIRDACTSPVTPWVEDKIAKRVRKSSNLEVRPITTERYQVLGSGQCQYDALVDLTEHTCTCRKFQLSKISCMHVIVVARYMKLTTCLQWVHSYYSTAFYRTVYADAVNPLGDQSKWLHPEETTVIHPPYVHRRRTGRPANKNRWPSQGEVVEQLICSRCHQPGHIRQNCRSPIPVPSSVPSSSERKKKDGK from the exons atgcggtccaagtacaaaaagaatgctaAAGTCGCATGGATGTACTGGAAAGCAGCCAAGGCGTacactgaatttgaattccaacaaGTCATGAAGTCACTGTTCCGTTTGCACCCTGAGGCAACTGCATACCTGCATGAAGTGGGTTTTGATCGATGGGCACGAGCATATTTTCCAGGTCATAGGTACAatataatgactaccaatattgctgagtcgTTTAATGTCTTGGTCAAACACGCTCGATGTTTACCTATTACTATGCTGATCGAGTTCATTAGAG atgcTTGTACCAGTCCAGTCACACCTTGGGTTGAAGATAAGATCGCAAAACGTGTACGGAAGTCTTCGAACTTAGAAGTGCGTCCTATAACAACTGAGCGATACCAGGTTCTTGGTAGTGGCCAATGCCAATATGATGCCCTCGTAGACCTGACGGAGCATACATgtacttgtagaaaatttcaattatcaaagattTCTTGCATGCACGTTATTGTTGTagccagatatatgaagctTACAACTTGCCTTCAATGGGTGCATTCATACTACAGCACAGCTTTTTATCGAACAGTGTATGCAGATGCAGTCAATCCATTGGGAGATCAGTCAAAGTGGCTTCATCCGGAGGAGACAACTGTTATCCACCCACCATATGTGCATCGTCGTCGTACAGGACGTCCAGCAAATAAAAACAGATGGCCTTCTCAAGGAgaggttgttgaacaacttatctgtAGCCGATGTCATCAACCTGGACATATAAGACAAAACTGCAGAAGCCCTATTCCAGTACCTAGTtctgtaccatcaagttcagaaagaaagaagaaagatggaaaataa